One region of bacterium genomic DNA includes:
- the rsfS gene encoding ribosome silencing factor, with protein sequence MDSRGKALLAADAAESKLAGDVIVLDLQEHTPVTDYFVIASGTTRVQIRAITEAVEEAMKDAGVPKPRAEGRDDGRWVLLDFGDVVVHVMNPREREYYNLERLWGDTPILER encoded by the coding sequence GTGGATTCACGCGGCAAGGCGCTGCTGGCCGCGGACGCCGCGGAGTCCAAGCTGGCCGGTGACGTGATCGTCCTCGACCTTCAGGAACACACGCCGGTCACCGACTACTTCGTCATCGCGAGCGGCACCACGCGCGTGCAGATTCGGGCGATCACCGAGGCGGTCGAAGAGGCGATGAAAGACGCCGGCGTGCCGAAACCGCGCGCGGAAGGCCGCGATGACGGCCGGTGGGTGCTGCTGGACTTCGGTGACGTGGTCGTGCACGTGATGAACCCCCGCGAGCGCGAATACTACAACCTCGAGCGCCTCTGGGGCGACACGCCGATCCTCGAGCGGTGA
- a CDS encoding Rne/Rng family ribonuclease, whose amino-acid sequence MAKEIIANVEPFEVRVAVVEDGVVVGILIERGEPLAGNIYKGRVASVLPGMEAAFVDVGLDRNAFLHLSDIRTRRITAFGATEEIEDHIGRGAAIAERVRVGQEILVQVTKEPRGSKGARATTYVALPGHYLVLTPTVPGIGVSRKIGDEQERRRLRAIADRLRPEGMGLIVRTAAEGVAEKDLADDVRFLLQLWGGVAGRARDARAPALLYQDLGLIRRVVRDLFTGEVQRFVLDSPDEWRRVRELIGTFSPALAGRVQLHEGPAPIFEGHHVEREIERALHRKVWLKSGGYLVFDRTEAATVIDVNTGKYVGKTDLASTILKTNIEAAREIARQIRLRDIGGIILIDFIDMESLQHRRAVLDALGDAVRADRTKIHIIDLTGLGLVEMTRKRVYQDLEELMRIPCPYCEGRGRVLSPRSVAVRARRELRRLAQTARAACVVAEVHPDVAVLLEEDPAWRRALEQATGKRVLVLPRPGIHLDRAVVRQADTPEAAARQAAQGDGAGEAIWLDPVRGEPLNVPDDETVDARMLRPIEASRPGVLVRLWAWVRGRRPEREPSPPPIEAAPLPLMSPNGPARPRRRGRGRGGRRRRPAEERS is encoded by the coding sequence ATGGCCAAAGAGATCATCGCCAACGTCGAACCGTTTGAAGTGCGCGTGGCCGTCGTCGAAGACGGCGTCGTCGTCGGTATCCTGATCGAGCGCGGCGAGCCGCTGGCCGGCAACATCTACAAGGGCCGCGTGGCGAGCGTACTGCCGGGCATGGAGGCCGCGTTCGTGGACGTCGGGCTCGACCGCAACGCGTTCCTGCACCTCTCTGACATCCGCACCCGCCGCATCACCGCGTTCGGCGCGACCGAGGAGATCGAGGACCACATCGGCCGGGGTGCGGCGATCGCCGAGCGGGTGCGCGTCGGTCAGGAGATCCTCGTGCAGGTCACCAAGGAGCCGCGCGGCAGCAAGGGGGCGCGGGCGACAACCTACGTGGCGCTGCCGGGGCACTACCTCGTGCTTACGCCGACCGTGCCCGGCATCGGCGTCAGCCGCAAGATCGGCGACGAGCAGGAGCGGCGACGCCTCCGCGCGATCGCCGACCGCCTCCGGCCCGAGGGCATGGGGCTCATCGTGCGGACCGCCGCGGAAGGCGTGGCGGAGAAGGACCTCGCCGACGACGTCCGCTTTCTGCTGCAGTTGTGGGGCGGCGTCGCCGGCCGCGCGCGCGACGCCCGCGCGCCGGCGCTCCTCTATCAGGACCTCGGCCTGATCCGCCGGGTCGTGCGCGATCTCTTCACCGGCGAGGTCCAGCGTTTTGTGCTCGACTCGCCGGACGAATGGCGGCGGGTCCGCGAACTGATCGGTACCTTCAGTCCGGCGCTCGCCGGCCGCGTGCAGCTGCACGAGGGCCCGGCGCCGATCTTCGAGGGTCACCACGTCGAGCGCGAGATCGAGCGGGCGCTTCACCGCAAGGTCTGGCTGAAGAGCGGCGGCTACCTCGTGTTCGACCGGACGGAGGCGGCGACCGTCATCGACGTCAACACCGGCAAGTACGTCGGGAAGACCGACCTCGCGAGCACGATCCTCAAGACGAACATCGAGGCGGCGCGGGAGATCGCGCGGCAGATCCGGCTGCGGGACATTGGCGGCATCATCCTGATCGACTTCATCGACATGGAGTCCCTGCAGCACCGGCGGGCTGTCCTCGACGCGCTCGGCGACGCGGTCCGCGCCGACCGGACGAAGATCCACATCATCGACCTCACCGGCCTCGGGCTCGTCGAGATGACGCGGAAGCGCGTCTACCAGGACCTCGAGGAGCTGATGCGGATTCCGTGCCCGTACTGCGAAGGTCGCGGCCGGGTCCTCTCGCCGCGCAGCGTCGCGGTGCGCGCGCGGCGTGAACTGCGGCGGCTCGCGCAGACCGCGCGGGCGGCCTGCGTCGTCGCCGAGGTGCACCCCGACGTCGCGGTCCTGCTCGAAGAGGACCCGGCGTGGCGGCGGGCGCTCGAACAGGCCACCGGCAAGCGCGTCCTCGTGCTGCCGCGGCCGGGCATCCATCTCGACCGCGCGGTGGTCCGGCAGGCCGATACCCCGGAAGCCGCCGCGCGGCAGGCGGCCCAGGGCGACGGCGCGGGCGAGGCGATTTGGCTCGATCCCGTGCGCGGCGAGCCGCTCAACGTGCCGGACGACGAGACCGTCGACGCGCGGATGCTGCGCCCGATCGAAGCGTCCCGTCCCGGCGTGCTCGTACGGCTTTGGGCCTGGGTGCGGGGCCGGCGTCCCGAACGTGAGCCGTCGCCCCCCCCGATCGAAGCCGCTCCGCTGCCGCTCATGTCGCCGAACGGGCCGGCGCGGCCGCGGCGCCGCGGGCGGGGGAGGGGCGGCCGCCGCCGGCGTCCCGCCGAGGAGCGGTCGTAG
- the rodA gene encoding rod shape-determining protein RodA: MSIGLDRRVVRYLDPYLLGSTLLLCLFGLVMVYSTTHYGPHPLVYVRSQVLHLVVGVVIAGGILAVDYRSFASGARALYIVNLVLLAAVLVAGRSSLGAQRWIPLGPLGQFQPSEFAKLAIVVTLARHLTDRPGPYESVRDLLPFLAHIAIPMILIFRQPDLGTAMVYGAIFAGMLYAGGARRRDLALIGVAGAAVTPLAWHILKAYQRRRLLSFLDPSLDPLGSGYGIIQSKIAVGSGLLWGKGLFAGTQNVLQFVPEHHTDFIFSVVGEELGFIGCVALLALFYVWLVRGVRTASVARDRFGALVAVGIVSMVAFHVFVNVGMTVGIMPITGIPLPFISYGGSALMTMIWAVALLLNVGMRRQKILF, encoded by the coding sequence GTGAGCATCGGACTCGACCGCCGGGTCGTTCGCTACCTCGATCCGTATCTGCTCGGCTCGACGCTGTTGCTCTGCCTCTTCGGCCTTGTGATGGTGTACAGCACGACGCACTACGGGCCGCACCCGCTGGTGTACGTGCGCAGTCAGGTGCTGCACCTCGTCGTCGGCGTGGTGATCGCGGGGGGCATTCTCGCCGTCGATTACCGCTCGTTCGCGTCCGGCGCGCGCGCGCTCTACATTGTAAACCTGGTGCTGCTCGCGGCCGTCCTCGTCGCCGGCCGGTCGAGCCTCGGCGCGCAGCGGTGGATCCCGCTCGGGCCGCTCGGTCAGTTCCAGCCGTCCGAGTTCGCGAAGCTCGCGATCGTCGTCACCCTCGCGCGACACCTCACCGACCGGCCGGGGCCGTACGAGTCGGTCCGCGACCTGCTGCCATTCCTCGCGCACATCGCGATCCCGATGATCCTGATTTTTCGGCAGCCCGACCTCGGCACCGCGATGGTCTACGGCGCGATCTTCGCCGGCATGCTCTACGCCGGCGGGGCGCGGCGGCGCGACCTCGCGCTCATCGGCGTCGCGGGCGCGGCGGTGACGCCGCTGGCCTGGCACATCCTGAAGGCGTATCAGCGCCGGCGGCTTCTGTCGTTCCTCGACCCCTCGCTCGATCCGCTCGGATCGGGGTACGGCATCATCCAGTCGAAGATCGCCGTCGGCAGCGGTCTGCTGTGGGGCAAGGGACTGTTCGCGGGCACCCAGAACGTGCTGCAGTTCGTGCCGGAGCACCACACCGACTTCATCTTCTCGGTCGTGGGCGAGGAGCTCGGGTTCATCGGTTGCGTGGCGCTGCTCGCGCTGTTCTACGTGTGGCTGGTGCGCGGCGTGCGCACGGCGTCGGTCGCGCGCGACCGGTTCGGCGCGCTCGTCGCGGTGGGGATCGTGTCCATGGTCGCCTTCCACGTCTTCGTCAACGTCGGGATGACGGTCGGGATCATGCCGATCACCGGCATTCCGCTGCCGTTCATCAGCTACGGCGGCAGCGCCCTCATGACGATGATCTGGGCGGTGGCGCTGCTGCTGAACGTCGGGATGCGTCGGCAGAAGATTCTCTTCTAG
- the obgE gene encoding GTPase ObgE — protein sequence MFIDRAAIQVKAGGGGNGVVAFRREKYVPKGGPSGGDGGRGGDVILRVDPNLNTLLPFRYRRLFRATRGAHGEGSRRSGRAGRDAVVAVPPGTIVVDAATGDVVADLVRPGDRVVVARGGRGGRGNAHFATPTHRAPRRAEPGEPGQERALRLELRLLADVGLVGLPNAGKSSLLARISAARPKIADYPFTTTEPMLGVVPLPDADGIVVADIPGLIEGAHRGAGLGHEFLRHIDRTRVLVHLVDLSAPDPEAAVATVTRELAQYAPALVGRPTLVAGNKIDLPEARARADAFVASAAAQGRPAVAISAATGEGIPALVAAMLRLLRAAAPPETGRRDALPEEGIGVAENLASDARTAETGARKRKAAGGGRG from the coding sequence ATGTTCATTGATCGGGCGGCGATCCAGGTGAAGGCGGGCGGCGGCGGCAACGGCGTCGTTGCCTTCCGGCGCGAGAAATACGTGCCGAAGGGGGGTCCGTCCGGCGGAGACGGCGGCCGCGGCGGCGACGTGATCCTGCGCGTCGACCCGAACCTGAACACGCTCCTGCCGTTTCGCTACCGGCGGCTCTTCCGCGCGACGCGCGGCGCCCACGGCGAAGGCTCGCGCCGCAGCGGCCGGGCCGGCCGGGACGCGGTAGTCGCCGTCCCGCCCGGGACCATCGTCGTCGATGCCGCCACCGGCGACGTCGTCGCAGACCTCGTCCGGCCCGGGGACCGGGTCGTCGTGGCGCGCGGCGGCCGCGGCGGCCGCGGCAACGCGCACTTCGCGACGCCGACGCATCGGGCGCCGCGCCGGGCCGAGCCCGGCGAGCCCGGCCAGGAGCGCGCGCTGCGGCTCGAACTGCGCCTCCTAGCCGACGTCGGCCTCGTCGGACTGCCGAACGCCGGGAAGTCGTCGCTGCTCGCCCGCATCTCGGCGGCGCGGCCCAAGATCGCGGACTACCCGTTTACGACGACGGAGCCGATGCTGGGCGTGGTGCCCCTGCCCGATGCCGACGGTATCGTCGTTGCCGACATCCCGGGCCTCATCGAGGGCGCGCACCGCGGCGCGGGGCTGGGACATGAATTCCTCCGACACATCGACCGGACGCGTGTGCTGGTGCATCTCGTGGACCTCAGCGCCCCTGATCCGGAGGCGGCGGTGGCGACAGTGACGCGTGAACTCGCGCAATACGCGCCGGCGCTCGTCGGGCGGCCGACGCTCGTTGCCGGCAACAAGATCGACCTTCCCGAAGCGCGCGCGCGCGCGGATGCTTTTGTCGCGTCCGCGGCGGCGCAGGGCCGTCCCGCGGTGGCGATCTCGGCGGCGACGGGAGAGGGCATTCCGGCGCTTGTCGCGGCGATGCTGCGGTTGCTGCGCGCGGCGGCTCCGCCGGAAACCGGCCGGCGCGACGCCTTGCCGGAGGAGGGCATCGGCGTGGCCGAGAACCTCGCCTCTGATGCCCGTACGGCCGAGACCGGCGCACGGAAGCGTAAAGCGGCGGGGGGTGGCCGTGGGTAG
- the rplU gene encoding 50S ribosomal protein L21 encodes MYAVIDRGGKQMRVEQGQVVDVDRLSADKGAEVVLGRVLMVVDADNVQCGTPVVEGAQVMAKVLSHGRMRKVTVGKFRPKKHYRRRVGHRQPLSRVRIERIELGGARRGA; translated from the coding sequence ATGTACGCGGTCATCGATCGAGGCGGAAAGCAGATGCGCGTCGAGCAGGGCCAGGTCGTGGACGTGGACCGGCTGTCCGCGGACAAGGGGGCCGAGGTTGTGTTGGGCCGAGTCCTGATGGTCGTGGACGCCGACAACGTGCAGTGCGGCACGCCGGTGGTCGAGGGCGCGCAGGTCATGGCCAAGGTGCTGTCGCACGGACGGATGCGCAAGGTGACGGTCGGCAAGTTTCGGCCGAAGAAGCATTACCGCCGCAGGGTCGGGCACCGGCAGCCGCTCAGTCGCGTGCGGATCGAGCGGATCGAGTTGGGAGGTGCCCGCCGTGGCGCATAA
- the mrdA gene encoding penicillin-binding protein 2 gives MDRDAFERRLAAMVVVVAAMLAVLVVRLWQVQIVQGDYYLKLSEENRLRVTPLAAPRGALVDRRGRTLVANRPAFTVALLPLEVRHPRAEAQAVGKILGMDPADILTRLAAGRDRPFEPVRLKRDVPKEIIGAIEEGQIDLPGVLVEVEPVRQYVYKTLAAQIFGYVGEISDQELKRLHSAGYEMGDLIGKEGIEETYDAYIRGRNGQLQAEVDAQGRMVRALGTVPAVPGDEVVLGIDLAVQQVAEAGLGDRPGIVVAMDPRDGTIVAMVSHPAFDPNVFSGGIKASDWNALLKDPARPLLDRVIQGAYPPGSVFKVVTASAALQMGLVTPDTGFYSPGYYNLGGWTFHEWKALGHVNFIDAIAQSCDACFYDLARRAGPNAVAKFARTYGLGSPTGVDLPNEGDGVIPDPAWKKRAWKQDWFGGDTLNMGIGQGYVLTTPLQIARMMAAVANGGTLVTPHVVTEIRTPGGRSVARIAPPPGGRIDVTQHTLDIVREGLTAVVERGTGTALQMPGFTAAGKTGTAEASHGKPYAWFAAYAPADAPRLVVVAMVENAGFGAENALPVVKQVFQAWLAEEQGRTVPAPPSQPAPPGAAPADPREITGR, from the coding sequence ATGGACCGGGACGCTTTCGAACGCCGCCTCGCCGCGATGGTTGTGGTTGTCGCGGCGATGCTGGCCGTCCTCGTTGTCCGCCTCTGGCAGGTTCAGATCGTCCAGGGCGACTACTACCTCAAGCTGTCTGAAGAAAACCGGCTGCGGGTGACGCCGCTTGCGGCGCCCCGGGGCGCGCTCGTCGACCGCCGCGGCCGCACGCTCGTCGCCAACCGCCCCGCGTTCACGGTGGCGCTCCTGCCGCTCGAGGTGCGCCACCCGCGTGCGGAGGCCCAGGCGGTCGGCAAGATCCTCGGCATGGACCCGGCGGACATCCTGACGCGCCTTGCCGCCGGACGCGACCGCCCGTTCGAGCCGGTCCGCCTCAAGCGCGATGTGCCTAAAGAGATCATCGGGGCGATCGAGGAGGGCCAGATCGACCTGCCGGGCGTCCTGGTCGAGGTCGAGCCGGTCCGCCAGTACGTCTACAAGACGCTGGCGGCGCAAATCTTCGGGTACGTCGGCGAGATCAGTGATCAGGAACTGAAACGCCTGCATTCGGCCGGGTACGAGATGGGCGACCTGATCGGCAAAGAAGGCATCGAAGAGACCTACGACGCCTATATCCGCGGCCGGAACGGCCAGCTACAGGCCGAGGTCGACGCGCAGGGCCGGATGGTTCGCGCGCTGGGCACCGTGCCCGCCGTTCCGGGCGACGAGGTCGTCCTCGGCATCGACCTTGCCGTGCAGCAGGTCGCCGAGGCCGGACTCGGCGATCGGCCGGGCATCGTCGTGGCGATGGATCCGCGGGACGGAACGATCGTCGCGATGGTCAGCCATCCCGCGTTTGATCCGAACGTGTTTTCGGGCGGCATCAAGGCGAGCGATTGGAACGCGCTCCTCAAGGACCCGGCGCGTCCGCTGCTCGACCGCGTGATCCAAGGCGCGTACCCGCCCGGCTCCGTGTTCAAGGTCGTCACGGCGTCGGCGGCGCTGCAGATGGGGCTCGTGACGCCCGACACGGGCTTCTACTCGCCGGGATACTACAACCTCGGCGGCTGGACGTTCCACGAGTGGAAGGCGCTCGGCCACGTCAACTTCATCGACGCGATCGCCCAGTCGTGCGACGCCTGCTTCTACGACCTGGCCCGCCGCGCCGGCCCGAACGCCGTCGCCAAGTTCGCGCGGACGTACGGCCTCGGTTCGCCGACGGGCGTGGACCTGCCGAACGAGGGCGACGGCGTCATCCCCGACCCGGCGTGGAAGAAGCGCGCCTGGAAGCAGGACTGGTTCGGCGGGGACACGCTCAACATGGGCATCGGCCAGGGCTATGTGCTCACGACGCCGCTGCAGATCGCGCGCATGATGGCCGCGGTCGCCAACGGCGGTACGCTCGTCACGCCGCACGTCGTGACCGAAATCCGGACGCCCGGGGGCCGCAGCGTGGCCCGGATCGCGCCACCGCCCGGGGGCCGCATCGACGTGACCCAGCACACGCTCGACATCGTGCGCGAAGGGTTGACGGCGGTGGTGGAGCGGGGCACCGGCACCGCGCTTCAGATGCCCGGCTTTACCGCGGCCGGCAAGACGGGCACCGCGGAAGCGTCGCACGGCAAGCCGTATGCGTGGTTTGCCGCGTACGCGCCGGCCGACGCGCCGCGGCTCGTCGTCGTGGCGATGGTGGAGAACGCCGGTTTCGGCGCCGAGAACGCCCTGCCGGTCGTCAAGCAGGTCTTCCAAGCATGGCTCGCCGAGGAGCAGGGACGCACGGTCCCCGCACCGCCGAGTCAGCCGGCGCCGCCGGGCGCCGCGCCCGCCGATCCTCGGGAGATAACCGGCCGGTGA
- the nadD gene encoding nicotinate-nucleotide adenylyltransferase, with product MGGTFDPVHYGHLVTADEARWRFGLSAVIFVPNRHPPHKDPRDVSQPEDRYLMTFLATVTNPAFSVSRLEIERPGPSYTVDTIQELRRQYPDADLYYITGADALGQILRGEWRETAKLLELCQFIAANRPGYHLDPEAWSSIPAPLRAHLHNVHALEIPAMAISSTDIRARVRGGRPIRYLVPEAVEGYIVKHRLYTRARTPAGADAEGGGGA from the coding sequence ATGGGCGGCACGTTCGATCCCGTCCACTACGGTCACTTGGTAACCGCGGACGAAGCACGCTGGCGGTTCGGCCTGAGCGCCGTGATCTTCGTGCCGAACCGCCATCCGCCCCACAAAGATCCGCGCGATGTCTCCCAGCCGGAAGATCGCTACCTGATGACATTTCTCGCGACCGTCACGAATCCGGCTTTCTCCGTGTCGCGGCTCGAGATCGAGCGGCCCGGGCCCTCGTACACGGTCGATACGATCCAGGAGCTGCGCCGGCAGTATCCCGACGCGGACCTCTACTACATCACCGGCGCGGATGCGCTCGGGCAAATCCTTCGCGGCGAATGGCGCGAGACCGCGAAGTTGCTCGAATTGTGCCAGTTCATTGCCGCCAACCGTCCGGGCTACCACCTCGATCCGGAGGCGTGGTCATCGATCCCGGCGCCGCTGCGGGCGCATCTGCACAACGTGCACGCACTCGAGATCCCGGCGATGGCGATCAGCAGCACCGATATTCGGGCCCGCGTGCGCGGGGGGCGTCCGATCCGGTATCTTGTGCCGGAAGCGGTCGAAGGCTACATCGTGAAGCACCGCCTGTACACCAGGGCGCGGACTCCGGCCGGGGCGGACGCCGAGGGGGGCGGGGGCGCCTAG
- the rpmA gene encoding 50S ribosomal protein L27 has translation MAHKKGGSSSRNGRDSNAQRLGIKRFAGETVSAGSVLVRQRGTRYRPGENVGIGRDDTLFALAGGVVRFERRGRDGRQVSVYPAGA, from the coding sequence GTGGCGCATAAGAAAGGCGGCAGCAGTTCTCGGAACGGACGTGACAGCAACGCGCAGCGGCTCGGGATCAAGCGGTTCGCCGGCGAGACGGTGTCCGCCGGCAGCGTGCTCGTGCGCCAGCGCGGCACCCGCTACCGTCCCGGGGAAAACGTGGGGATCGGCCGGGACGACACGCTATTCGCGCTCGCCGGCGGCGTGGTGCGGTTCGAGCGGCGCGGCCGCGACGGCCGCCAGGTTTCGGTCTACCCGGCCGGCGCCTAA
- the mreD gene encoding rod shape-determining protein MreD: MRFLVYAVCAAAGTVLQTAWLTYLPLFGGIADPLVPLVMTVGLLHGSEEGAVVGAGIGLFHDVMSGSPLGLGMAAGVCVGFAAGLGERNLSLESAWLPAAGGALVSVLAGAVTLIGAHLVGVAPQPLPEAARAVLGSACYNGVIAVPIFHGLRRLDTAVVRLYERSHPA; this comes from the coding sequence ATGCGCTTCCTCGTCTACGCCGTCTGCGCGGCGGCCGGCACGGTCCTCCAGACCGCGTGGCTGACGTACCTGCCGCTGTTCGGCGGCATCGCGGATCCGCTCGTGCCGCTCGTCATGACGGTCGGGCTTCTCCACGGCTCCGAGGAAGGGGCGGTGGTCGGGGCCGGTATCGGCTTGTTCCACGACGTGATGTCGGGGTCGCCGCTCGGGCTCGGCATGGCCGCGGGGGTGTGCGTCGGGTTCGCCGCGGGACTCGGCGAGCGCAACCTGTCGCTCGAGAGCGCGTGGCTGCCGGCCGCCGGCGGGGCGCTCGTCTCGGTGCTCGCCGGCGCCGTGACGCTGATCGGGGCGCATCTCGTCGGGGTCGCGCCGCAGCCGCTGCCCGAAGCCGCGCGCGCCGTGCTCGGGAGCGCGTGCTATAATGGCGTCATCGCCGTGCCTATTTTCCACGGACTGCGCCGGCTGGACACCGCGGTTGTCCGGCTGTACGAGCGGTCTCACCCCGCGTAA
- the mreC gene encoding rod shape-determining protein MreC: MFPSPALARRRLLVWSLLCIVALVILTAQMRSPDGRRIGWLGTALEAVLAPPAVALAKVSGAFADAWGFISEIGTLRTENQRLSAEVARLREENARLRPDAQENGRLRALLGFKQQLPYRSLAARIVGRDPSQWFSTVLVDRGASEGVARDDPVITSDGVVGHVIETAGSWARVLLVADPRSAVSVVLDRSREAGVVVGQGQTDLKVTYLSREADVRAGDLLLTSGLGPIYPKGLPVGRIVSVSRATMFQDAVVRPTSDLGHLEDVLIVLRRGPGG, translated from the coding sequence GTGTTTCCGTCGCCCGCACTCGCCCGCCGCCGGCTCCTCGTGTGGAGTCTGCTCTGCATCGTCGCCCTCGTGATCCTCACGGCGCAGATGCGGTCCCCGGACGGGCGGCGGATCGGCTGGCTCGGCACCGCGCTCGAGGCCGTGCTGGCGCCGCCGGCAGTGGCGCTCGCCAAGGTGAGCGGCGCGTTTGCCGACGCGTGGGGTTTCATCTCCGAAATCGGTACCCTCCGGACCGAAAACCAACGTCTCTCCGCCGAAGTCGCGCGGCTGCGCGAAGAGAATGCACGCCTCAGGCCCGACGCCCAGGAGAACGGGCGCCTGCGTGCCCTCCTCGGGTTCAAGCAGCAACTGCCGTACCGCTCGCTCGCGGCGCGGATCGTCGGCCGCGACCCCAGCCAGTGGTTCAGCACGGTCCTCGTCGACCGCGGCGCGTCCGAGGGCGTCGCGCGGGACGATCCCGTGATCACGAGCGACGGCGTCGTCGGCCACGTCATCGAGACCGCGGGTTCGTGGGCGCGCGTGCTGCTCGTTGCCGATCCCCGCAGCGCGGTGAGCGTGGTGTTGGACCGGTCCCGCGAGGCGGGCGTCGTGGTCGGGCAGGGCCAGACCGATCTCAAGGTGACGTATCTGTCGCGCGAGGCCGACGTGCGGGCGGGCGACCTTCTCCTGACCTCGGGACTCGGCCCGATCTACCCGAAAGGGCTGCCGGTCGGCAGGATTGTGAGCGTCTCGCGCGCGACGATGTTCCAGGACGCGGTCGTGCGGCCGACGTCCGACCTCGGGCACCTCGAGGACGTCCTCATTGTGCTGCGCCGGGGGCCTGGCGGCTGA